A stretch of the Glycine soja cultivar W05 chromosome 13, ASM419377v2, whole genome shotgun sequence genome encodes the following:
- the LOC114381631 gene encoding plastidial pyruvate kinase 2-like produces the protein MLDKRVAILFYATWTCVLFRKGGMMSMTIKSKTEDSVKCDIVDGGELKSRRLLNVREKSATLSSITKKDWDDITFEVDNKVYFYVASFVKDAEFVHELKNYLKSCGVDIHVIVKIESANSIPNLHSIITASGGTMVVRGDLSVELPIEEVPLLQEEIINLCRNIGKAIIVATNMLGSMIVHPTPTRTKVSNITTVVREGSDGIMLSGETTHGKFLLKVVQVMHTVALQTKATILGGKIPPNIGQVLKNYMSEMFAYHATMMSITLGTSIIVSIGTGFMA, from the coding sequence ATGTTGGATAAGAGAGTTGCAATTCTATTTTATGCCACATGGACATGTGTGCTATTTAGGAAAGGTGGTATGATGTCTATGACTATTAAGTCCAAGACTGAGGATTCTGTGAAATGTGACATTGTTGATGGAGGAGAGCTCAAGTCAAGGAGACTTTTGAATGTTAGAGAAAAAAGTGCAACATTGTCTTCAATCACTAAGAAGGATTGGGATGATATCACATTTGAAGTGGATAACAAAGTTTACTTCTATGTTGCTTCCTTTGTTAAGGATGCTGAATTTGTTCATGAACTAAAGAATTATTTGAAGAGTTGTGGTGTTGATATACATGTCATCGTAAAAATTGAAAGTGCAAACTCTATACCAAATTTGCATTCAATTATCACTGCATCTGGTGGCACTATGGTTGTCAGAGGAGATCTTAGCGTTGAGCTCCCTATTGAAGAGGTTCCACTTTTGCAGGAAGAGATAATCAACTTGTGTCGTAACATAGGAAAGGCTATTATTGTGGCAACAAATATGCTAGGCAGCATGATTGTTCACCCAACTCCAACCAGAACAAAGGTATCAAATATAACAACTGTTGTTCGAGAAGGTTCTGATGGAATAATGTTGTCTGGAGAAACAACTCATGGAAAGTTCCTACTAAAAGTTGTGCAAGTAATGCACACAGTAGCATTGCAGACAAAAGCAACTATACTAGGTGGTAAAATTCCACCTAACATTGGTCAAGTGTTGAAGAACTACATGAGTGAGATGTTTGCCTACCACGCAACCATGATGTCTATCACCCTTGGAACCTCAATTATTGTCTCCATTGGAACGGGTTTCATGGCTTAA